The Methanothrix soehngenii GP6 genome has a window encoding:
- a CDS encoding phosphate ABC transporter substrate-binding protein: MTIGLHIWPDNSRVVGLITKIIIILLVCLSFVSLSPCEALPEDVTIMGSSTVMPLAEAAAEVFNLEQNDYLVSVTAGGTGAGILGIVERKYDIAMASRAITEEEKQMFGDSFQEFKIGMDGISIAVSDEIYQEGVRDLSRDQVMRIYSGEITNWNEVGGPDKDIYVISREYGSGTRDDFNEAVIGDIGTESPGVDTVAYSGAEVKTAISGSDRAIGYLGFNYLGGGVQGIAFNGIVPSYENIKLDFYELKRNLYFYTFGDPTPGARAFIDFILGPKGQKIAAEEGFIPD, translated from the coding sequence ATGACGATAGGCTTACATATCTGGCCGGATAATTCTCGAGTGGTGGGGTTAATTACAAAAATAATTATAATCTTGCTGGTTTGTCTCTCATTTGTATCCCTCTCGCCCTGTGAGGCACTACCGGAAGATGTCACAATCATGGGATCCTCAACAGTGATGCCGCTGGCCGAGGCTGCTGCAGAGGTATTCAATCTCGAGCAGAATGATTATTTGGTCAGTGTCACGGCAGGTGGAACCGGCGCGGGAATTTTGGGCATTGTGGAGCGCAAGTACGATATAGCCATGGCTTCGCGGGCTATAACTGAGGAAGAAAAACAGATGTTCGGGGACAGCTTCCAGGAGTTCAAGATCGGCATGGACGGCATCAGCATTGCCGTAAGCGATGAGATATACCAGGAAGGAGTACGGGACCTGAGCAGGGATCAGGTTATGAGGATCTATTCCGGTGAGATCACTAACTGGAATGAGGTGGGAGGACCGGATAAGGATATCTATGTTATTTCCAGAGAATACGGCTCGGGCACAAGAGACGACTTCAATGAAGCGGTGATAGGGGACATAGGGACAGAAAGCCCTGGAGTCGATACCGTGGCCTACAGCGGAGCAGAGGTCAAGACGGCAATTTCCGGAAGCGATAGGGCCATAGGCTACCTGGGATTCAATTATTTGGGAGGAGGCGTCCAGGGGATAGCCTTCAACGGCATCGTGCCCAGCTATGAGAACATAAAGTTGGATTTTTATGAGCTCAAAAGGAACCTCTACTTCTATACATTCGGCGACCCTACTCCTGGAGCCAGGGCATTCATCGATTTCATCCTGGGGCCAAAGGGACAGAAGATTGCGGCAGAAGAGGGTTTCATACCGGACTGA
- a CDS encoding S-methyl-5-thioribose-1-phosphate isomerase, with product MCIPEPKTIWWDEGLWLIDQTQLPLKLVPLKIESIRQLVAAIKSLSVRGAPALGAAGAYSIALAAERSHATNAFDMIAELEMAADMIRNSRPTAINLSWGVDRALQAARGGESTEEIREAALRSAEGIAEEDIRVNRAIGKNGAKLLEDGDTILTHCNAGRLACVGWGTALGVVRSAVEAGKKIEVYACETRPLHQGSRLTAWELAEDKIPVTLICESMSGSLMRRGKIDKVIVGADRITRDVVFNKIGTYNHAVLAKHHKIPFYVAAPLSTFDRIYGEEDITIEERDPEEICTLAGVRLAPLGINVYNPAFDATPLELVSALITEKGVFRPPLMPPV from the coding sequence TTGTGCATACCCGAGCCCAAGACCATCTGGTGGGATGAAGGCCTCTGGCTTATCGATCAGACCCAGCTTCCTCTAAAGCTTGTTCCCCTGAAGATCGAGAGCATAAGACAGCTGGTAGCCGCTATAAAGTCTCTTTCCGTTCGCGGCGCCCCTGCTCTGGGAGCCGCCGGTGCTTACAGCATCGCTCTGGCTGCAGAAAGATCCCATGCCACCAACGCTTTCGATATGATCGCCGAGCTGGAGATGGCCGCCGATATGATCCGGAACTCACGGCCCACGGCGATAAACCTCTCCTGGGGTGTGGACAGAGCCCTGCAGGCGGCCAGAGGGGGGGAGAGCACTGAAGAGATTCGTGAGGCAGCGCTACGATCGGCAGAGGGGATCGCCGAGGAGGACATCCGGGTCAATCGGGCCATAGGAAAGAACGGAGCAAAGCTCTTGGAGGACGGGGACACCATTCTCACCCACTGCAATGCCGGAAGGCTGGCCTGTGTAGGCTGGGGAACTGCTCTGGGAGTTGTGCGCTCCGCGGTTGAGGCCGGAAAAAAAATAGAGGTCTACGCCTGCGAGACCCGACCTCTGCACCAGGGCTCCCGCCTGACCGCCTGGGAATTGGCAGAGGATAAAATCCCCGTAACCCTGATCTGTGAGAGCATGTCCGGCAGCCTGATGCGCAGAGGGAAGATCGACAAGGTAATTGTGGGAGCAGACCGCATAACCAGGGATGTGGTCTTCAATAAGATCGGGACCTACAATCATGCCGTCCTGGCCAAACACCACAAGATTCCCTTTTATGTGGCCGCACCCCTCTCCACCTTTGACCGGATTTATGGCGAGGAGGACATCACAATAGAGGAACGTGATCCTGAGGAGATCTGCACCCTGGCCGGAGTGCGCCTGGCACCCCTGGGAATAAACGTCTACAATCCGGCATTCGATGCCACTCCTCTGGAGCTTGTCTCTGCACTGATAACCGAGAAGGGCGTCTTCCGGCCCCCGCTCATGCCCCCAGTATAG
- a CDS encoding pantoate kinase, producing the protein MNSPNSNHLTTRAWVPSHITGFFAARREEDPLQSGSIGCGLCLSPGATTIIESSPDIEDTKIILNGRATDAPVSRFVIERLARSPVRVKTDMNMPFGSGFGASGAGALGCAYALNHHFDLGLTADQAASVAHAAEVVNRTGLGDVIAQNTGGLVIRLEPGAPGIGRIDRIPVAPQPVHCMVRGPISTREVLSDQSIMSSINEAGRAALKDLLRRPTLEEFMRLSRRFTMETGLASSWALDMIEAVEAEGGRASMIMLGDAVYAFGGIEALQGSGQVYTTFISQRGANLD; encoded by the coding sequence ATGAATTCCCCCAATTCGAATCATTTGACAACCAGAGCCTGGGTCCCATCCCACATCACCGGCTTTTTCGCGGCCAGGCGTGAGGAAGACCCTCTGCAGTCCGGCTCTATCGGCTGCGGCCTGTGTCTTTCCCCCGGCGCCACAACTATCATAGAATCCTCTCCCGATATCGAGGATACAAAGATCATCCTCAATGGCAGAGCGACAGATGCTCCCGTCTCCAGGTTCGTCATCGAGCGGCTGGCCAGGAGCCCAGTCCGGGTGAAAACCGATATGAATATGCCCTTTGGTTCCGGATTCGGGGCCAGCGGGGCGGGGGCCTTGGGTTGCGCTTATGCCCTAAACCATCACTTCGACCTGGGCCTCACCGCCGATCAGGCGGCATCTGTAGCCCATGCGGCAGAGGTTGTCAATCGCACTGGCCTTGGGGACGTCATCGCCCAGAACACCGGCGGGCTGGTTATTCGTCTGGAGCCAGGAGCGCCGGGCATCGGCAGAATCGACCGAATACCCGTTGCACCACAACCGGTTCACTGCATGGTTCGGGGCCCGATCTCCACCCGGGAGGTGCTCTCCGACCAGAGCATCATGTCATCCATAAATGAGGCTGGCCGGGCTGCCCTGAAGGATCTATTGAGAAGGCCCACATTGGAGGAGTTCATGCGGCTCTCCCGCCGTTTCACCATGGAGACGGGTCTTGCCAGCAGCTGGGCCCTGGATATGATAGAGGCGGTGGAGGCGGAGGGCGGAAGGGCCAGCATGATCATGCTAGGAGACGCGGTCTATGCCTTTGGCGGAATTGAGGCCCTCCAGGGCTCAGGCCAGGTCTATACTACCTTCATCTCTCAGAGAGGTGCTAACCTTGACTGA
- a CDS encoding 30S ribosomal protein S3ae produces the protein MARRSQRKADSRKAKQWYKVVSPEMFGRVPFGETIANDPERIVGRIIETTLGDLTNNFSKQNTKLKFRVDRVAGDSAYTKFLGHEMTTDYVRSLVKRRTSRIDSIVDVTTTDGYTVRIKPSCFTVKRARANQVKCIRDLSKSVVMERSKNLDLNQLIQDVVGGKISLDIYKEAKVIYPLRRVEVRKTEIRTEPALSVPEPAAPAAPPASS, from the coding sequence TTGGCTAGAAGATCGCAGAGAAAGGCTGATAGCAGAAAGGCCAAACAGTGGTATAAGGTTGTAAGTCCGGAGATGTTCGGAAGGGTTCCCTTTGGAGAGACGATCGCCAACGATCCCGAGAGGATTGTGGGAAGGATCATCGAGACCACCTTAGGAGACCTCACCAACAACTTCTCCAAGCAGAATACCAAGCTAAAGTTCAGAGTGGACCGTGTAGCTGGTGACTCGGCATATACGAAGTTCCTGGGCCATGAGATGACCACAGATTATGTGCGCTCTCTGGTCAAGAGAAGAACCTCTCGCATTGATTCCATCGTAGATGTAACCACGACCGACGGCTACACCGTCAGGATCAAGCCCAGCTGCTTTACAGTTAAAAGGGCACGGGCAAACCAGGTCAAGTGCATTAGAGATCTCTCAAAGAGCGTCGTCATGGAGAGGTCGAAGAACCTGGACTTAAATCAGCTGATCCAGGATGTGGTGGGTGGAAAGATCTCTCTGGACATTTATAAGGAAGCCAAGGTGATCTACCCCTTGAGAAGGGTAGAGGTACGAAAGACTGAGATCAGAACTGAGCCCGCATTGTCTGTGCCTGAGCCAGCGGCACCAGCTGCTCCGCCGGCATCATCCTGA
- the coaBC gene encoding bifunctional phosphopantothenoylcysteine decarboxylase/phosphopantothenate--cysteine ligase CoaBC, whose amino-acid sequence MPSDISASVSETLSGKTIVVGVTGSIAAVRVIDLIRDLIRRGAEVHCTMSHAAGQILHPYALEYASNHPVITEITGRVEHVLFCGVGGKADLFLVAPATANTIGKMANGIDDTPVTTFATTALGSGKPVAVVPAMHEAMYRHPAVIRNLQILREMGVALIDPRIEEGKAKFADNQRVVQEVERLLGPADLKGKRILITSGSNAESIDPIRILTNRASGKTGVALALEARRRGADVTLVHRFIQDLPVHQVYAQSASDMLDAVMSELKKGCDALISAAAVADYTLDPSEEKIKSGLELNLRLKPTRKIIKTVREAYPDLKIVGFKAETDTGDEALLARARASLEGAGLDLVVANDVSRGGMGTDDNRVLILSRSGSHSEVEGKKSLIARRIIDSLAEIL is encoded by the coding sequence ATGCCCTCTGATATCTCAGCCTCGGTGAGCGAGACCCTATCCGGAAAGACGATAGTGGTGGGAGTGACGGGCAGCATCGCTGCTGTCCGGGTGATAGACCTCATTCGCGACCTCATCCGCCGCGGGGCAGAGGTTCATTGTACCATGAGCCATGCCGCCGGACAGATACTGCATCCCTATGCCCTGGAGTATGCCTCAAACCATCCGGTGATAACCGAGATCACTGGCCGGGTGGAGCATGTCTTGTTCTGCGGCGTGGGCGGAAAGGCAGACCTCTTCCTGGTCGCGCCGGCCACCGCCAACACCATTGGCAAGATGGCCAATGGCATCGATGACACTCCGGTGACCACCTTTGCCACCACGGCTCTCGGAAGTGGCAAGCCGGTGGCAGTCGTCCCTGCCATGCATGAGGCCATGTACCGCCATCCTGCAGTCATCCGGAATCTGCAAATCCTGAGGGAAATGGGCGTGGCCCTCATCGATCCGCGCATCGAGGAGGGCAAGGCCAAATTCGCCGATAACCAGCGGGTGGTGCAGGAGGTAGAAAGACTGCTGGGCCCGGCCGACCTTAAAGGGAAGAGGATCCTGATCACCAGCGGCTCGAATGCCGAATCCATCGACCCCATCAGAATTCTCACCAACCGGGCCTCGGGAAAGACCGGTGTCGCCCTCGCCCTGGAGGCCCGAAGGCGGGGGGCGGATGTAACCCTGGTCCACCGCTTCATCCAGGACCTGCCCGTCCACCAGGTCTATGCCCAGAGCGCCAGCGATATGCTGGATGCGGTCATGTCAGAGCTCAAGAAGGGCTGCGACGCCCTGATCAGCGCCGCGGCAGTGGCGGACTACACCCTCGACCCGAGCGAGGAGAAGATCAAATCCGGCCTGGAATTGAATCTGCGTCTTAAGCCCACCAGGAAGATAATCAAGACGGTGCGAGAAGCCTACCCTGATCTGAAGATAGTGGGCTTCAAGGCCGAGACCGATACCGGCGACGAGGCGCTCCTGGCCAGAGCTCGTGCATCCCTGGAGGGCGCGGGTCTGGACCTGGTAGTGGCCAATGACGTCTCCAGAGGTGGCATGGGCACGGATGATAACCGGGTGCTGATTTTGAGCCGGTCCGGCAGCCATAGCGAGGTCGAGGGGAAAAAGAGCCTGATTGCGAGAAGGATCATCGACTCTCTGGCGGAGATTCTATGA
- a CDS encoding cation-translocating P-type ATPase has protein sequence MDTIIEAHSIPAYDAIEALKANTEGGLGKDEVAERLRIYGPNSLPKPKPTSIAVYFLRQFYSPLIYILLLAAAISLLLGDWQESIFIMIVLLLNSIIGTIQEYSAEKSAEALKNMVRTKTRVIRDGEEFEIDSEELVPGDIVLLESGGKVPADIRLIEVQDLVVDESLLTGESIPDAKDPDLILDRRTPLGDRENMAFAGTIVVSGRGRGVAVATASNTAVGGLAASLAGKPETKPPLILRMEKFNSKIALGVAVAVAVIFAVEIYRGEPIYDIFLQSVALAVAAVPEGLPVAMTVALSIGMSRMAKRNVIVRRLVAVEALGSCNFIASDKTGTLTVNQLTVTRAVIPGRDSWNVIDLAKSPREVAEEAAGKMAAEGPVGSQSAGQTSALKALARASVLANEAFSGFRDGGWDYHGDAVDVALLMMAQETGVTQQEEQSNYPRIAQIPFESKRQFSATLHQGPDGRIAFAKGSPEKILKMSCRMATPDGEIPLDPQGADKVAEALATAGFRLLALASGRFPENQEFAEDRLEGLTFLGLVGMIDPLRPEAKAAVEACKSSGVQVAMVTGDHPATAFAISRELGLADSVDQVVTGMELKDAEAKGPEAVDALTRKGRVYARVEPQQKVLITNSLVRNGKLVAVTGDGANDAPALHAAHVGVAMGKGGTDVAKESADLIITDDNFASIVSGIEEGRIVYNNLRKVIFFSISTGVAEIFLFILALIFNMPLPLLAVQLLWLNLVTNGIQDVALAFEPAEGGEMNRPPRPANEAIFNRLMVEKVALVAVVVGGLTYAIFHWQMSMGRSIEEARNIAMIMMVLFENAVVFASRSELKSAFSSSPLRNPLLVFGTIAAILIQVAAMYMPGLSDVLQIHPVSLYQWVELVGVALVAFAAIELHKLIRRRFPMIG, from the coding sequence TTGGATACGATAATAGAAGCCCATTCAATTCCTGCATACGATGCAATAGAGGCATTGAAGGCAAACACCGAAGGCGGACTGGGAAAGGACGAGGTTGCAGAAAGGTTGAGGATCTATGGGCCGAACAGCCTTCCCAAACCGAAGCCGACGAGCATTGCGGTCTATTTTCTCCGCCAATTTTACAGTCCCCTGATATACATTCTCCTCCTGGCAGCCGCTATCTCCCTGTTGCTTGGAGACTGGCAGGAGAGCATATTTATCATGATTGTGCTGCTGCTCAACTCAATCATTGGCACCATCCAGGAGTACTCAGCCGAGAAGAGCGCTGAAGCATTGAAGAATATGGTCCGAACCAAGACCCGGGTGATCCGGGATGGCGAGGAGTTCGAGATAGACTCTGAGGAGCTTGTTCCCGGCGATATAGTCCTCCTGGAGTCAGGAGGAAAGGTTCCAGCCGATATCAGACTGATAGAGGTCCAGGATCTGGTGGTGGACGAGTCTCTGCTCACCGGAGAGTCGATACCAGATGCCAAAGACCCCGATCTGATTCTCGATCGGAGAACCCCACTGGGCGATAGGGAGAACATGGCCTTTGCCGGCACCATTGTAGTATCAGGGAGGGGTAGAGGTGTCGCAGTCGCCACCGCCTCGAATACCGCAGTAGGAGGTCTGGCAGCGTCTCTGGCTGGCAAGCCCGAGACCAAGCCTCCTCTGATCCTGCGCATGGAGAAGTTCAACTCCAAGATCGCTCTGGGCGTGGCCGTGGCTGTGGCGGTGATCTTTGCGGTTGAGATCTACCGGGGAGAGCCAATTTATGATATCTTCCTGCAGTCGGTGGCTTTGGCGGTGGCGGCAGTGCCCGAGGGTCTGCCAGTGGCCATGACTGTGGCTCTGTCCATAGGCATGTCTCGCATGGCAAAGAGAAATGTCATCGTCCGCCGGCTGGTGGCGGTGGAGGCCCTGGGATCATGCAACTTCATTGCCTCGGACAAGACGGGAACCCTTACCGTCAACCAGCTTACTGTTACCAGAGCTGTCATTCCCGGCAGGGATAGCTGGAATGTGATCGATCTGGCGAAAAGCCCTCGGGAAGTGGCAGAGGAAGCAGCAGGGAAGATGGCAGCAGAAGGCCCGGTCGGGAGCCAGTCAGCCGGCCAGACATCTGCCCTGAAGGCCCTGGCTAGAGCCTCGGTTCTGGCAAATGAGGCCTTTTCCGGCTTCCGAGACGGCGGCTGGGACTACCACGGGGATGCAGTGGACGTGGCCCTGCTAATGATGGCTCAGGAGACTGGAGTCACTCAACAGGAGGAGCAGAGCAATTATCCCAGGATCGCTCAGATACCCTTTGAATCCAAGCGCCAGTTCTCAGCCACCCTTCATCAGGGGCCGGATGGGAGGATTGCATTTGCCAAAGGCTCGCCAGAGAAGATCCTGAAGATGAGCTGCAGAATGGCCACTCCCGATGGCGAGATTCCTCTGGATCCACAGGGTGCAGATAAAGTGGCCGAGGCTCTGGCCACTGCAGGTTTCAGACTCCTGGCCCTGGCCTCTGGCAGGTTCCCAGAGAACCAGGAATTCGCTGAGGACCGGCTGGAAGGGCTCACATTTTTAGGACTGGTGGGGATGATCGATCCCCTCCGGCCGGAGGCCAAAGCGGCAGTGGAGGCATGCAAGAGCTCGGGCGTCCAGGTGGCAATGGTCACCGGTGATCATCCAGCAACCGCATTTGCCATTTCCAGGGAGCTGGGGCTGGCGGATAGCGTCGACCAGGTGGTCACGGGAATGGAGCTGAAGGATGCTGAGGCCAAAGGCCCGGAGGCAGTCGATGCTCTTACCAGGAAGGGCCGGGTTTACGCCCGGGTTGAGCCCCAGCAGAAGGTGCTCATCACCAACTCTCTGGTGAGAAACGGAAAGCTGGTGGCTGTTACCGGTGACGGAGCCAACGATGCCCCCGCGCTGCATGCCGCTCATGTGGGCGTGGCCATGGGCAAGGGCGGGACCGATGTGGCCAAGGAGAGCGCTGACCTCATCATCACCGATGACAACTTCGCCTCCATAGTCTCGGGGATAGAGGAGGGGAGGATCGTCTACAATAACCTGCGAAAGGTGATCTTCTTTTCTATTTCCACCGGAGTGGCGGAGATATTCCTATTCATCTTAGCCCTGATCTTCAATATGCCCCTCCCTCTGCTTGCGGTCCAGCTCCTCTGGCTGAACCTGGTCACCAACGGGATTCAAGATGTAGCCCTGGCCTTCGAGCCCGCCGAGGGCGGGGAGATGAACCGGCCGCCGAGACCGGCGAACGAGGCGATTTTCAACCGTTTGATGGTGGAGAAGGTAGCACTGGTGGCAGTGGTTGTAGGCGGCCTGACCTATGCCATATTCCACTGGCAGATGTCCATGGGCCGGAGCATTGAGGAGGCGAGAAACATCGCTATGATCATGATGGTCCTCTTCGAGAATGCTGTGGTCTTCGCCAGCCGATCAGAGCTCAAGAGCGCTTTCAGCTCCAGTCCACTTAGAAATCCTCTGCTGGTGTTCGGCACCATAGCCGCCATTCTGATCCAGGTGGCTGCCATGTACATGCCCGGTCTATCCGATGTGCTGCAGATTCATCCCGTCTCTCTGTATCAGTGGGTGGAGCTGGTGGGAGTGGCCCTGGTGGCCTTTGCCGCCATTGAGCTGCATAAGCTCATACGCAGGAGGTTTCCGATGATAGGTTAA
- a CDS encoding coiled-coil domain-containing protein, with amino-acid sequence MARIDDLEQVNFELEDFRARSQETLKTLDQLADFILEFSKLEKDFESKLRGASESLDKLDQYIIEVESRWSILEPEARKILEQLKDTGNDIHNSFNELKQETDQRGTKLQEDTDKAKVELHAALDNLESKLDQSLKYFQDKSEDRYTEINQNLDNHRSRLDEFEKETDQRWMKLQEDTDKAKVELHAALNNLESKLDQSLKYFQDKSEDRYTEINQNLDNHRSRLDELEKEIDQRGMKLQEDITNAQSDFQIANRNLRNELVRMINDLRSESEIRFLEFNNSFDQQKDEFSEVTTGLKDSIQKMHDELTGDLEVSRQEYKEFFRNAIEKNTTIESQIHELRKQVRAQLAFVGLIVIVILLYIFKII; translated from the coding sequence ATGGCCCGCATAGACGACCTAGAACAAGTAAACTTTGAACTTGAAGACTTCAGAGCCAGGTCACAGGAAACCCTCAAAACACTGGATCAACTTGCCGATTTTATCTTGGAATTTTCTAAGCTAGAAAAGGACTTTGAATCCAAGCTTCGAGGTGCTTCTGAGAGTCTCGATAAGCTAGATCAGTACATAATCGAAGTGGAAAGCAGATGGTCAATCCTTGAGCCGGAAGCAAGAAAAATTTTAGAACAGCTTAAAGATACTGGGAATGATATTCATAATAGTTTTAATGAACTCAAACAAGAAACTGACCAACGCGGGACGAAGCTCCAGGAAGATACAGATAAGGCGAAGGTTGAGCTGCATGCAGCTCTTGATAACCTGGAATCTAAGTTGGATCAGAGCTTAAAGTATTTCCAAGATAAATCAGAGGATCGCTACACGGAGATAAATCAAAACCTGGATAATCACAGATCTCGACTTGACGAATTTGAAAAAGAGACTGACCAACGCTGGATGAAGCTCCAGGAAGATACAGATAAGGCGAAGGTTGAGCTGCATGCAGCTCTTAATAACCTGGAATCTAAGTTGGATCAGAGCTTAAAGTATTTCCAAGATAAATCAGAGGATCGCTACACAGAGATAAATCAAAACCTGGATAATCACAGATCTCGACTTGACGAACTTGAAAAAGAGATTGACCAACGCGGGATGAAGCTCCAGGAAGATATAACTAACGCGCAGAGTGACTTTCAAATTGCTAATCGCAATTTGCGCAACGAGCTAGTAAGAATGATAAACGATCTGCGCAGTGAGTCTGAAATACGCTTTTTAGAATTCAATAATAGTTTTGATCAGCAGAAGGATGAGTTTTCAGAAGTGACTACAGGATTAAAGGACAGCATTCAAAAGATGCATGATGAACTTACAGGAGATTTGGAGGTTTCACGCCAAGAGTACAAAGAGTTTTTCAGAAATGCAATCGAGAAAAACACAACTATCGAGAGCCAAATACACGAATTACGAAAGCAGGTAAGAGCACAACTAGCTTTTGTTGGGCTTATTGTTATTGTTATTTTGCTTTACATATTTAAGATAATATAA
- a CDS encoding 4-phosphopantoate--beta-alanine ligase, producing the protein MTEIPKSHPRYASLVARERVAEGVKKGYTSTQGLIAQGRGECFDYLLGERTTASAAAAIRAGAALLLLAERPAISVNGNVAALVSEEMVALARALNIPLEVNLFHRSEDRVKKIADLLREKGAEDVLGERPDTSVPGLDHARALATRGGIYDADVVLIPLEDGDRCEALLAMGKRVIAIDLNPLSRTAKKATVSIVDNILRAVPQLTEEVRQLSNKPLSDLEKILNEYDNQETLAGAVQEIRDHLDEQFRKGSD; encoded by the coding sequence TTGACTGAAATTCCCAAATCCCATCCCAGATATGCTTCCCTGGTGGCGCGGGAGCGCGTGGCAGAAGGAGTGAAAAAAGGATATACCAGCACCCAGGGGCTGATTGCCCAGGGCAGAGGAGAGTGCTTCGACTATCTCCTGGGCGAGAGGACGACGGCTTCCGCTGCAGCAGCGATCCGGGCGGGAGCGGCATTGCTCCTCTTAGCCGAGAGGCCAGCGATCTCGGTCAACGGCAATGTGGCCGCCCTCGTTTCAGAGGAGATGGTGGCGCTGGCTAGAGCACTCAATATCCCCCTGGAGGTGAACCTATTTCACCGCAGCGAGGATAGGGTGAAGAAGATCGCCGATCTGCTAAGGGAGAAGGGGGCAGAAGATGTTCTGGGCGAGAGGCCGGACACTTCAGTACCAGGCCTTGATCATGCCCGGGCCCTGGCCACCCGGGGCGGAATCTACGATGCCGATGTGGTGCTCATTCCCCTGGAGGACGGCGACCGTTGCGAGGCCCTGCTGGCCATGGGAAAAAGAGTCATTGCCATCGACCTCAACCCCCTCTCCCGCACAGCAAAAAAGGCCACTGTAAGCATTGTGGACAACATACTCCGGGCGGTTCCCCAGCTGACGGAAGAGGTCAGGCAGCTCTCCAATAAGCCTCTCTCTGATCTGGAGAAGATATTAAATGAATACGACAACCAGGAGACTCTGGCCGGGGCGGTGCAGGAGATCCGGGACCATCTGGACGAGCAGTTCAGGAAAGGGAGCGATTAA
- a CDS encoding MTAP family purine nucleoside phosphorylase, whose protein sequence is MDAEIAVIGGVGFTLEGIADEVDTAYGPVPAFRSGIKSQRLAFIPRHGTGHLPPHKVDYRAIISAAKKIGAQWVISVNSVGAMASQPVGSFFFPYDFVEFTKCRSNTFYEDRAVHIDLSEAYCPHLRGHLLAAAKSLDLETSEGVYVCAEGPHLETPGQIRMMRQFGDVVGMTGYPEVALAREAELCYASICIITNPAAGMGESESLSASDIPEQVKKCHQDVREIIYQAALKLDEKRSCHCRESLSKAAL, encoded by the coding sequence ATGGATGCAGAAATCGCCGTCATCGGCGGAGTGGGCTTCACCCTGGAGGGGATAGCAGATGAAGTGGATACAGCTTACGGTCCCGTCCCTGCCTTTCGCAGCGGAATAAAGAGCCAGAGGCTCGCCTTCATCCCCCGCCATGGCACAGGGCACCTGCCGCCTCATAAGGTAGACTACCGGGCCATCATATCTGCCGCCAAGAAGATTGGCGCTCAATGGGTCATATCGGTCAATAGCGTAGGAGCAATGGCATCTCAGCCCGTGGGAAGCTTCTTTTTCCCTTATGATTTTGTCGAGTTCACCAAATGCCGGTCCAACACATTCTATGAGGACCGAGCGGTGCATATAGACCTGAGCGAAGCCTACTGCCCCCATCTCCGAGGCCATCTTCTTGCAGCTGCGAAGTCGCTTGATCTGGAGACCTCGGAAGGAGTCTACGTCTGCGCTGAAGGCCCCCATCTTGAGACGCCTGGCCAGATCAGAATGATGCGCCAGTTCGGGGATGTAGTGGGTATGACCGGCTATCCAGAGGTAGCTCTGGCCAGGGAGGCTGAACTGTGCTATGCTTCTATCTGCATTATCACCAATCCCGCCGCCGGAATGGGGGAATCTGAGAGCCTTTCCGCCAGCGATATCCCTGAGCAGGTGAAAAAGTGCCATCAGGATGTCCGGGAGATAATTTATCAGGCGGCTTTAAAGCTGGATGAAAAAAGATCCTGCCATTGCAGGGAATCCCTATCCAAGGCAGCGCTCTAG
- a CDS encoding protease inhibitor I42 family protein — MNASLNVEFTLSLESNPTTGYVWEATFDRAFLELKKKEFKESDGESVGSGGIETLTFVPIKAGRTEITMVHKRQWENIPLERRSFPIQITK; from the coding sequence ATGAACGCGAGCTTGAACGTGGAGTTCACCTTATCGCTCGAATCGAATCCCACTACCGGTTATGTATGGGAGGCAACATTCGACAGAGCCTTTCTTGAGCTGAAGAAAAAGGAATTCAAAGAATCCGATGGAGAATCGGTTGGATCCGGCGGAATAGAGACATTAACCTTTGTCCCGATCAAGGCAGGAAGGACAGAGATAACCATGGTTCACAAGAGGCAGTGGGAGAATATCCCTCTGGAAAGAAGATCATTCCCAATCCAGATCACAAAGTGA